The genome window GAACTCATCCTGGCCGGTCGAAAGGAAGTGGACTTGGTCAAGAGGCAGAAGATTTACTTTGATCTCGAAAAAGTCCTTTATGACAACTACGAGGACGCCTGGATGTGGTGGGAGATGTGGCCCACGGCTTACAGTAAAAAAATTAAAGGTTACAACCACAAGATGTCGGTCAGGCACAAAGAGGTCTGGTCCTGGTCTCACCCCAACTGGTTCGAGGGTGGAAGGCGTTAATTATAGGAACAGAAGTAATAGCAAGCATATAACCTTAACCCAGCGGGCGGTCTGATGGAACATGGTTTCACAGGCCGCCCGTAAATTTTACTGGTAGATTTACAACTTCTCCAGAGGGCCGGACGGATCAATCATCTTCATGGAAGCGGTGCTTTTTCATGAAAAGATTTCATCTCGCTATAACCAGTCCCTCTACTATTGACACCTGGATAATGTTATGAGTTAATCACATTTCGAAGGACTTTCAATTATACAATCAAGAAAAAACAAAAAGGAGGTAAGCCATGGCTTGGGAAGATTTAAAAGAGATTTTTCGGCCGGAAACCGTTCATATGGGAATAATGGCAGTTGATGAGGAAGAGTGTACAAGTTGTGGATTATGCATTGAAAACTGTCCCTTCAGGGCCTGGGAGATGGATGAAAACGACATTCCCAGGCTAAAGGACGTGTACGAGTGCTTCAGCTGCTACAACTGCATGGTAGCCTGTCCGGTCGAGGCCATCTCTATCGTGGAATCGTACCATGTGGACAGCGGCTTCTATGCCTCTGAACCGAACCCTATCCCGGCCAAGATGCCTTTCGACCCCAGGGACGCCGAAGGGAATACGGATGAGTGGAATACCATTGAGAGAGCGATCTTTGAACGGCGGAGCGTCCGAAACTTCAAAGAAGACCCGGTCCCTGAAACCATTATCCGGCGGGTGCTTGAAGCGGGCCGATTCGCGCCCACCAGCGGGAACTGTCAGCCCTGGAAATTCGTTGTCGTTACGAACAAGGCCATGATCACTGAGATGAATGAGGCCATGTACGCCGTGCTGGCCGGGATGTATAACATGTACACAGATGACGAACAGACGAAAAATGTGCTCGTTCCCATGTATGAGGCCGACCCGAATCCCGGCCTATGGGATCCCCGCATCATCCTGGGCGGCATCGGCAGCGTCTCCCGGAAAAATGCCCCGGTTTTTCTGAACGCGCCGGTGGTCATCCTCATAGCGTGCGACGACCGGGCCATCGGCGGCCCGCAGATTCAGGCGGGTATCTGCGGCCAGAATATGAATCTCGTGGCCAACTCGCTCGGAATCAAGGCCTGCTGGGTGGGGTTCAGCCAGACCCTCGAGATGGTTCCGCCTGTCAAAGAAAAACTCGGGCTCAAACCACCCTGGAGAATTAACAACGCGCTTGTCTTAGGCTACCCCAAATTCAAGCAGGAAGGGGTTGTGCCGCGGGAGTACAGGCCGGTGATCTGGCTCCGCGAAGGCAAGGAAGGTTCCGAGATAGATTAAAAACACGATAATTATCAGTA of Deltaproteobacteria bacterium contains these proteins:
- a CDS encoding nitroreductase family protein → MAWEDLKEIFRPETVHMGIMAVDEEECTSCGLCIENCPFRAWEMDENDIPRLKDVYECFSCYNCMVACPVEAISIVESYHVDSGFYASEPNPIPAKMPFDPRDAEGNTDEWNTIERAIFERRSVRNFKEDPVPETIIRRVLEAGRFAPTSGNCQPWKFVVVTNKAMITEMNEAMYAVLAGMYNMYTDDEQTKNVLVPMYEADPNPGLWDPRIILGGIGSVSRKNAPVFLNAPVVILIACDDRAIGGPQIQAGICGQNMNLVANSLGIKACWVGFSQTLEMVPPVKEKLGLKPPWRINNALVLGYPKFKQEGVVPREYRPVIWLREGKEGSEID